Genomic DNA from Pseudomonas fitomaticsae:
CGGCGAGGGTTTGCGCGGGCTCGTCCAGCAACGGGCAGTGCGACGGCACGCTGACCGCCAGACGTTTTGCCAGCCCGGCGCCACGACTGCGCGCCAGCTCGGCGACCGCTTGCATCGCCTTGTCACTGCCGGCAATCACCACCTGGTTGTCGGCGTTGATGTTGGCCAGGTACACCGGTGTTTCTGCGCCGTGCACCTGCGCCAGCAGCGTTTCGACTGTGGATAATTGCAGACCGATGATCGCGGTCATGCCGAAGCCCTGTGGATAAGCCTGCTGCATCAACTCGCCACGCAGGCTGACCAGATGCAACGCATCGCTGAAGCTCAACGCGCCGGCAACCACCGCTGCCGGGTAGGCACCGATGGACAGACCGGCGACGTAATCTGCGGTGAGTCCGTCCTGCAATAATTGCCGCGAGGCTGCAACTCCGGCGATCAGCAGACAGAGCTGAACCGCCCGGGTACTGCGCAACGCTTCGCTGGAATCCAGCCGCAAGACATCCTCACCGAGGCTATCGCTGGCCTCGATCAGCGTTTCCCGAGGCAAACGCTGGAGCATGCCGGGCTGCTGCGCGCCCTGACCGGGAAACACCAGCAGACTGCTCACGCTGCCTGCTCCTGCGGGTTCCACGGATCAGACACCAGACAAGCTTCATGGGCATTTTTCAGCAGCACCCGCGAAGCGTTTCCGGCCCATTCGCGCAGGGCGACGGCACCAAACGGCGTCTGCAATTGCAGGTCGACCCGGCAGATCGCCTGATCAAAATGCGCCACCAGTTTGCGCGCCTGGTTACGGGTTATGAGTTGCGGTGTACGCAGAATCAAGTCGAGATCGCTGCGCTCGTGCATTGCCGTAAATCCACTGGCCAGCTCAAACCCGACACTGCCACTGACACCCCAGATCCAACCGCAATCATCGAGCACCGGCCGCAGTTGCCGCAGCGCCTGCATGACCGGCAGATCACGCGCGCTCTCGACCTGACAAAGCGCTTCCGGGCTGACCCGACAGGCAATCGAATCGATCGCCATGAACGCCGCCAACCGCTGCTCGCGCAACCGACCGCGCACGCCCACCGCCACGAACCCGTCTTCACTCAACGCCCGCCGCACCACCACCGGTTGCCCGGCCGCCAGCGAATCAATCGCCCACTGCGGCGCATCCGCCGGCAACTGCGCCGGTGTCATGCCCCACAGCAGGTCGTGGGCCAGAGGCGT
This window encodes:
- the mdcH gene encoding malonate decarboxylase subunit epsilon, whose protein sequence is MSSLLVFPGQGAQQPGMLQRLPRETLIEASDSLGEDVLRLDSSEALRSTRAVQLCLLIAGVAASRQLLQDGLTADYVAGLSIGAYPAAVVAGALSFSDALHLVSLRGELMQQAYPQGFGMTAIIGLQLSTVETLLAQVHGAETPVYLANINADNQVVIAGSDKAMQAVAELARSRGAGLAKRLAVSVPSHCPLLDEPAQTLAEAFKRVELKTPKIAYLSGSRARPVTQVEALRDDLAFNMCRVVDWRGTVQSAYERGVRLQIELPPGAVLTGLARRVFEQGTVTAFDSARLDTLQALLREEEGRRP
- a CDS encoding malonate decarboxylase holo-ACP synthase, coding for MVNTPLAHDLLWGMTPAQLPADAPQWAIDSLAAGQPVVVRRALSEDGFVAVGVRGRLREQRLAAFMAIDSIACRVSPEALCQVESARDLPVMQALRQLRPVLDDCGWIWGVSGSVGFELASGFTAMHERSDLDLILRTPQLITRNQARKLVAHFDQAICRVDLQLQTPFGAVALREWAGNASRVLLKNAHEACLVSDPWNPQEQAA